A stretch of Geomonas oryzisoli DNA encodes these proteins:
- a CDS encoding YceH family protein produces the protein MRMNLTELEIRILGCLMEKELTTPEYYPLTLNALAAACNQKSNRDPVMSLAEADLQRGLEALGARGLARLTTTGGRVDKYVHSMGDKLGLAVPARAVLAELMLRGPQTAAELRSRGERMAEAGDLAAVEDILLALQQHGPPLVVRLPRQPGRKEARYAQVFAGMPELPEEEPEQPTTTPVPRTRPGNERLEQLEQEVGGLRQEIGELRREVEELLAAFS, from the coding sequence ATGAGAATGAATCTGACCGAGCTGGAGATCAGGATCCTGGGGTGCCTGATGGAGAAAGAACTCACCACGCCGGAATACTATCCGCTCACCCTGAACGCGCTCGCCGCGGCCTGCAACCAGAAGTCGAACCGGGACCCGGTCATGAGCCTCGCCGAAGCCGACCTGCAGCGCGGCCTCGAGGCGCTGGGAGCGCGCGGGCTGGCGCGACTGACCACCACCGGGGGGCGGGTCGACAAGTACGTTCACTCCATGGGGGACAAGCTGGGGCTTGCTGTTCCGGCGCGCGCGGTGCTCGCCGAGCTGATGCTGCGCGGCCCGCAGACGGCGGCGGAGCTGCGCAGCCGCGGCGAACGTATGGCCGAGGCGGGTGACCTGGCGGCGGTGGAGGACATACTGCTCGCGCTGCAGCAGCACGGCCCGCCGCTGGTGGTGAGATTGCCGCGCCAGCCGGGCCGCAAGGAGGCGCGCTACGCCCAGGTCTTTGCGGGGATGCCGGAACTGCCGGAGGAGGAGCCGGAGCAGCCGACAACAACTCCGGTGCCGAGGACCCGGCCGGGGAACGAGCGGCTGGAGCAGCTGGAACAGGAGGTGGGGGGCTTGCGTCAGGAGATCGGGGAGCTGCGCCGGGAGGTGGAGGAGTTGCTGGCGGCGTTCTCGTAA
- a CDS encoding LysM peptidoglycan-binding domain-containing protein, with translation MIPANKATLLLALLLIPARLHAAPPEFQIDIKELDRQKPAVAPKPVQKPASKEHKPVPKKKEPAAKAKPETKKEQVSSGGEYVRYTIKPGDHIFKILVGHFGMSNEAAERLVPEIIELNDIKNIKTLEVGRTLLIPAAALHGAEAKAARKEKKPAPAPAEKPAPVPQPAPTTKAEPAPKLAPAPAPAPQPAPNPAPVPAPAPAPQPAPKAEPAPVPAPAPAPQPAPAPAPKAEPAPAPAHESPHAPAATPSKAAPSVPAIPEATTWVCHVSRHDAGSVVDSVLNAVSAAWSRNKIIQSPAGAAIPFSIRVDRYFEYKGNRYIVSIGENDPYNYTLIRILETAGYRVLMLTGKEDFQTVTERLFKLVGIAPDFGTHPLQEGKQAKGFLVRQDDAAGKRVLITDTAPPPGHKWVMPAGCGAK, from the coding sequence ATGATCCCTGCCAACAAGGCGACGCTGCTGCTCGCGCTTTTGTTGATCCCCGCCCGGCTCCACGCCGCGCCCCCGGAATTCCAGATCGACATCAAGGAGTTGGATCGGCAAAAGCCGGCCGTGGCGCCGAAGCCCGTCCAGAAACCCGCCTCCAAGGAGCACAAGCCGGTGCCCAAAAAGAAAGAGCCGGCGGCGAAGGCCAAGCCTGAGACCAAAAAGGAGCAGGTCTCTTCCGGCGGGGAGTACGTGCGCTACACCATCAAGCCGGGAGACCACATCTTCAAAATCCTGGTCGGGCATTTCGGCATGTCCAACGAGGCTGCCGAGCGGCTCGTTCCCGAGATCATCGAACTCAACGACATCAAGAACATCAAGACGCTCGAGGTGGGGCGGACCCTGCTGATCCCGGCTGCGGCCCTGCATGGGGCTGAGGCGAAGGCGGCCAGGAAGGAAAAAAAACCTGCTCCGGCACCGGCAGAGAAGCCTGCACCTGTGCCGCAACCGGCTCCGACGACGAAGGCCGAACCGGCGCCGAAACTGGCACCGGCACCAGCTCCAGCTCCGCAACCGGCACCGAACCCGGCACCTGTTCCTGCTCCGGCTCCTGCTCCGCAACCGGCACCGAAGGCTGAACCGGCACCTGTTCCTGCTCCTGCTCCTGCTCCACAACCGGCACCGGCACCGGCACCGAAAGCTGAACCGGCACCGGCACCCGCGCATGAATCCCCTCACGCTCCGGCGGCGACGCCGTCAAAGGCGGCACCGTCCGTTCCGGCCATCCCCGAGGCGACCACGTGGGTCTGCCATGTGAGCCGGCATGATGCCGGCAGCGTCGTCGACTCGGTGCTCAACGCTGTCTCCGCCGCCTGGAGCCGCAACAAGATCATCCAGTCTCCCGCCGGGGCCGCCATACCCTTTAGCATCAGGGTGGACCGCTACTTCGAGTACAAGGGGAACCGCTACATCGTGAGCATCGGGGAGAACGACCCTTATAACTACACGCTGATCAGGATCCTGGAGACCGCCGGGTATCGGGTGCTCATGTTGACCGGGAAGGAAGATTTTCAGACGGTGACGGAGAGGTTGTTCAAGCTGGTGGGAATCGCGCCCGATTTCGGGACGCATCCTCTGCAGGAGGGGAAGCAGGCGAAGGGGTTCCTGGTCCGGCAGGACGACGCTGCCGGGAAGCGTGTCCTGATCACCGATACGGCACCGCCTCCGGGGCACAAGTGGGTGATGCCGGCCGGATGCGGCGCCAAGTAA
- a CDS encoding lytic transglycosylase domain-containing protein, with product MGKARLLYAAAALMLAAATNASAFCFEEAGEEYGINPQILRAIAKVESNFNPAAVNHNSNGTYDFGLMQINSSWAPTIGKQRWNSLGDPCNSVKTGAWILSMCMEKYGYTWKAIGCYNSQTPDKRDRYSKKVFDQLQRVKPLRQEADYRPLKDNLEALVRQKVEGWVDEASKGKTDEFKEKVKGAVPTPKEVLQQKAAPVETTAKSALPPTTTPQSNAMSPENIGYYTEDGEHSAIPIP from the coding sequence ATGGGTAAAGCCAGACTGCTTTACGCGGCCGCGGCCCTGATGCTCGCAGCGGCAACTAATGCGTCCGCCTTCTGCTTCGAAGAAGCCGGTGAAGAATACGGCATCAACCCGCAGATCCTGCGGGCGATCGCCAAAGTCGAATCCAACTTCAACCCCGCCGCCGTCAATCACAACAGCAACGGCACCTACGATTTCGGGCTGATGCAGATCAACTCGAGCTGGGCTCCCACCATCGGCAAACAGCGCTGGAACTCCCTCGGCGACCCGTGCAACAGCGTGAAGACCGGTGCCTGGATCCTGTCCATGTGTATGGAAAAGTACGGCTACACCTGGAAGGCGATCGGCTGCTACAACAGCCAGACCCCGGACAAGCGTGACCGTTACTCGAAAAAGGTCTTTGATCAGTTGCAGCGGGTGAAGCCGTTGCGGCAGGAGGCTGACTACAGGCCCCTCAAGGACAACCTCGAGGCCTTGGTGCGTCAGAAAGTGGAAGGCTGGGTGGATGAAGCGTCGAAAGGCAAGACCGACGAGTTCAAAGAGAAGGTGAAGGGAGCGGTGCCGACTCCCAAGGAAGTGCTGCAGCAAAAAGCGGCCCCCGTCGAAACCACCGCGAAGAGCGCACTCCCCCCGACCACCACCCCGCAGAGCAACGCCATGTCCCCGGAAAACATCGGTTACTACACCGAGGACGGGGAGCACTCGGCAATCCCCATCCCCTAG
- a CDS encoding penicillin-binding protein 1A, which translates to MEIYKAQPRQPQRRLKKAPAPTLKYLLWGAAGGSTIMLLAFLGYFFYLLGALPKVDRLADYRPPILSQVYGQDGTLVGEFYLERRTVVPVDKMPKRLIQAFVAAEDSNFYQHKGIDYLGVARAAVKNLISMRKKEGASTITQQVAKSMLLTPEKKFSRKLKEAILAKRMEERLTKDEILYIYLNQIYLGAGAYGVQLAAETYFGKEVDKLNLAEMAMLAGLPKAPNSYSPIKHLERAKERQGYVLERMVKEGYITQVEADYAKATPIVIQPLKKVNAEQSAYFLEQVRQQLVEKYGEERLYKDGLKIYTTMNAEMQKAAYDSVVNGLKAVDKRQGFRGAAKYLAEAEVEPFCKKVEDDIDDLSLKQGVVYQGVVTGVDAAKRELAVRVGDRTGTLPRKNMDWAGKVELVNSYGKPQAKRAIGLGAVLELQVKEPDKNKAGAVFALDQTPEAQAALVAIDPMTGGVRAMVGGYDYKKSQFNRAMQAKRNPGSAFKPVIYAAALEHGMTTASIIDDSQVEYDSGGDKAWKPKNYDNVYRGPVTMREALTNSINVVSVKILEQIGVGTAIDYAKKLGITSPLASNLTLALGSSSVTPMELTSAYSVFASGGYRTTPYFVTKVLDRDGNVLEEIQEPKVPVFGKMSSAQADASAEDEGEEGKVPPAVPQPGQPVLTEATGGVIPVIPPETAFIMTNLMESVVTSGTGGRARALGRPVAGKTGTTNDMKDAWFVGYVPQLVAGVWVGYDQERSLGAGGSGGQAAAPIWTEFMQRAMAGVPVKSFPTPGNVTFALIDPRNGRLAKDGTPGAVQECFVSGTEPTSYSAEPPADAVSAQ; encoded by the coding sequence ATGGAAATCTACAAGGCGCAGCCGCGACAGCCGCAGCGCAGGTTGAAAAAAGCACCAGCACCCACCCTGAAGTACCTGCTCTGGGGCGCCGCCGGCGGCTCCACCATCATGCTGCTCGCCTTTCTCGGTTACTTCTTCTACCTCCTGGGGGCGCTCCCCAAGGTGGACCGTCTCGCCGACTACCGCCCCCCGATCCTCTCGCAGGTCTACGGCCAGGACGGCACCCTGGTCGGCGAGTTCTATCTGGAGCGGCGCACCGTGGTGCCGGTGGACAAGATGCCCAAACGGCTGATCCAGGCCTTCGTCGCCGCCGAGGATTCCAACTTCTACCAGCACAAGGGGATCGACTACCTCGGTGTCGCCCGCGCGGCGGTGAAAAACCTGATCTCCATGCGCAAGAAGGAAGGGGCCTCCACCATCACGCAGCAGGTGGCCAAGTCCATGCTGCTCACGCCGGAAAAGAAATTCTCCAGGAAACTGAAGGAAGCCATCCTCGCCAAGAGGATGGAGGAGCGGCTCACCAAGGACGAGATCCTCTACATCTACCTGAACCAGATCTATCTCGGCGCCGGCGCCTACGGTGTGCAGCTTGCGGCTGAGACCTACTTCGGCAAGGAAGTGGACAAGCTGAACCTGGCCGAGATGGCGATGCTGGCGGGGCTCCCCAAGGCGCCCAACAGCTACTCCCCGATCAAGCACCTGGAGCGGGCCAAGGAGCGCCAGGGGTACGTCCTGGAGCGGATGGTGAAGGAAGGGTACATCACCCAGGTCGAGGCGGACTATGCCAAGGCCACCCCCATCGTGATCCAGCCCCTCAAGAAGGTGAACGCGGAGCAGTCCGCCTACTTCCTGGAGCAGGTAAGGCAGCAGCTCGTCGAGAAGTACGGCGAGGAGCGGCTCTACAAGGACGGCCTGAAGATCTACACCACCATGAACGCCGAGATGCAGAAGGCGGCCTACGACTCCGTGGTCAACGGCCTGAAGGCGGTGGACAAGCGCCAGGGCTTCCGCGGCGCCGCGAAGTACCTCGCCGAGGCCGAGGTGGAGCCCTTCTGCAAGAAGGTCGAGGACGACATCGACGATCTCTCCCTGAAGCAGGGGGTGGTGTACCAGGGCGTGGTGACCGGGGTCGACGCGGCCAAACGCGAGCTGGCGGTCCGGGTCGGCGACCGCACCGGCACGCTCCCCAGAAAGAACATGGATTGGGCCGGCAAGGTGGAACTGGTCAACAGCTACGGCAAGCCCCAGGCCAAGCGGGCCATCGGGCTGGGAGCCGTGCTCGAACTGCAGGTCAAGGAGCCGGACAAGAACAAGGCGGGGGCGGTGTTCGCCCTGGACCAGACCCCCGAGGCGCAGGCTGCGCTGGTCGCCATCGACCCGATGACCGGGGGCGTGCGCGCCATGGTGGGGGGCTACGATTACAAGAAGAGCCAGTTCAACCGGGCCATGCAGGCCAAGAGAAACCCCGGTTCAGCCTTCAAGCCGGTCATCTACGCGGCGGCCCTTGAGCACGGCATGACCACCGCCAGCATCATCGACGACTCCCAGGTGGAGTACGACAGCGGCGGCGACAAGGCGTGGAAGCCGAAGAACTACGACAACGTCTACCGCGGCCCGGTCACCATGCGCGAGGCCCTCACCAACTCCATCAACGTGGTCAGCGTGAAGATCCTGGAGCAGATCGGGGTCGGCACCGCCATCGACTACGCCAAGAAGCTGGGGATCACCTCGCCCCTGGCCAGTAACCTCACCCTGGCCCTGGGTTCGTCCAGCGTCACCCCGATGGAGCTCACCAGCGCCTACTCCGTATTCGCCTCCGGCGGCTACCGCACCACGCCCTACTTCGTCACCAAGGTGCTCGACCGCGACGGCAACGTGCTGGAAGAGATCCAGGAGCCGAAAGTGCCGGTGTTCGGCAAGATGTCCAGCGCCCAGGCCGACGCGTCCGCCGAAGACGAGGGGGAGGAAGGGAAGGTCCCGCCGGCCGTGCCGCAGCCGGGACAGCCGGTGCTCACCGAGGCGACCGGCGGCGTGATACCGGTCATCCCCCCCGAGACCGCCTTCATCATGACCAACCTGATGGAAAGCGTCGTCACCAGCGGCACCGGGGGACGGGCGCGCGCCCTCGGGCGTCCCGTGGCAGGCAAAACCGGCACCACCAACGACATGAAGGACGCCTGGTTCGTGGGGTACGTGCCGCAGCTGGTGGCCGGGGTCTGGGTCGGCTACGACCAGGAGCGCAGCCTCGGCGCCGGCGGTTCCGGCGGGCAGGCGGCGGCGCCGATCTGGACCGAGTTCATGCAGCGGGCCATGGCCGGTGTCCCGGTGAAGTCGTTCCCCACCCCGGGCAACGTCACCTTCGCGCTCATCGACCCGCGCAACGGGCGCCTGGCCAAGGACGGGACGCCGGGAGCGGTGCAGGAGTGCTTCGTATCGGGGACCGAGCCGACGAGCTACAGTGCGGAACCCCCGGCCGACGCCGTCTCTGCGCAGTAA
- a CDS encoding SprT-like domain-containing protein, translating into MHRFLKHLSFVIMALILGGCATTYVPISWGKGDTVKKLSKEDLFLSALFNRYDPDRSTLRVSGASFEEVMMPAEVKFHLGAYRPDTKLIYRNLFQQYSDEQLRSVILHELAHHVWHNGMTPQQHEEWRQYLTANPTPMQSMVRSTYKPGSDFDSEDFAYAVEFARPRDIEELVQLKIITVEERDRIMKAKFPENAAPSTGKPLVRTAEGPHPAYDDVDAPQVTPPKSTTDQKDQAPQHEIY; encoded by the coding sequence ATGCACCGCTTTTTGAAACACCTGTCTTTCGTGATCATGGCGCTGATACTGGGCGGCTGTGCCACTACCTACGTCCCCATCAGCTGGGGTAAGGGCGACACCGTCAAGAAACTGTCCAAAGAGGACCTTTTCCTGTCAGCTCTTTTCAACCGCTACGACCCTGATCGCAGCACCCTGCGCGTTTCCGGGGCCTCCTTCGAGGAGGTCATGATGCCGGCCGAAGTCAAGTTCCACCTTGGCGCCTACCGCCCGGACACCAAGCTCATCTATCGTAACCTGTTCCAGCAATACAGCGATGAACAACTGCGCTCGGTGATACTGCACGAGTTGGCGCACCATGTGTGGCATAACGGCATGACCCCGCAGCAGCATGAGGAGTGGCGCCAGTACCTGACCGCCAACCCGACCCCGATGCAGTCGATGGTCCGCAGCACCTACAAGCCGGGATCCGATTTCGACAGCGAAGACTTCGCCTATGCGGTGGAGTTCGCCCGTCCGCGCGACATCGAGGAGTTGGTCCAGCTCAAGATCATCACCGTCGAGGAGCGCGACCGGATCATGAAGGCGAAGTTCCCTGAGAACGCTGCTCCCTCCACAGGGAAACCGCTGGTCCGTACCGCCGAAGGTCCTCATCCCGCCTACGACGATGTGGATGCACCCCAGGTTACCCCACCGAAGAGCACCACGGACCAAAAGGACCAGGCCCCGCAGCATGAAATTTATTGA
- a CDS encoding DUF4388 domain-containing protein, producing the protein MDVIQLLHQTGKTGTLTLKGVKGDSQLVFRDGFIVSANHVNNSIRIGQVMLDMGLLSREALETALREQRDAGENRKPIIQMLIEGNVVPTQAAYQGLEALIEMTIVDVLTWSRGTFCLEVDKIVVSDEYRYFPEQINMNTQSILMDALRIYDERKRDGTLTPESIFGNIAAPEAQRSSAEPSAAELSAADLGLEELEGLERHIPTFFSALQEEVPDTPATRLQGELAGIPASDQQQLFRYLEQLSARAPESGSSLGVILLTSAKLMRECCATVCGPRFICATDDAEQLDPVIDQALSREKTPLLLLDAGEPSGRNGRDLAGLLKKTRERFADLAIVLLAAPGDYALCAAAQENGVSALLPRPCREQRPDTFITDTIDSCRALAAYLDRDHGKPEQDLSGKFRNRFLALAEQHDPPEVTFALLQAACSVFRRGVTLVVVRSELIAERAIGVDAAGAVTSVKLRLSPSEGSLYQRALSGEICYGDADQALRDTMYGAIGSPLTGKALLLPVKSFGRVIAIIYADFGPGTGTDPQVPLLELLSQHAGLVIDNILYRKRCAQK; encoded by the coding sequence GTGGATGTCATCCAGTTGCTGCACCAGACCGGCAAGACCGGCACCCTCACGCTGAAAGGCGTCAAGGGGGATAGCCAGCTCGTCTTCCGGGACGGTTTCATCGTCAGCGCAAACCACGTCAACAACTCCATCCGCATCGGCCAGGTCATGCTGGACATGGGTCTACTGAGCCGCGAGGCGCTGGAAACGGCCCTGCGTGAGCAGCGGGACGCGGGGGAAAACCGCAAGCCGATCATCCAGATGCTGATCGAGGGCAACGTCGTCCCGACCCAAGCCGCCTACCAGGGGTTGGAAGCCCTCATCGAGATGACCATCGTCGACGTGCTCACCTGGTCGCGTGGGACCTTCTGCCTCGAGGTGGACAAGATCGTGGTCTCCGACGAGTACCGCTACTTCCCCGAGCAGATCAACATGAACACGCAGAGCATCCTCATGGACGCCCTGCGCATCTACGACGAACGCAAGCGCGACGGCACCCTCACCCCCGAATCCATCTTCGGCAATATCGCCGCCCCCGAAGCGCAGCGCAGCTCAGCCGAACCCTCCGCCGCCGAGCTCTCCGCCGCCGACCTGGGGCTGGAGGAGTTGGAAGGGCTGGAGCGGCACATCCCGACCTTTTTTTCGGCGCTCCAGGAGGAGGTCCCCGACACCCCGGCCACGCGGCTGCAGGGTGAACTGGCGGGAATCCCGGCAAGCGATCAACAGCAACTATTCCGTTACCTGGAGCAGCTCTCGGCGCGCGCCCCGGAATCCGGCAGCAGCCTCGGCGTCATCCTGCTGACCTCCGCGAAACTCATGCGCGAGTGCTGCGCCACGGTCTGCGGCCCGCGCTTCATCTGCGCCACCGACGACGCCGAGCAGCTCGACCCCGTCATCGACCAGGCCCTGTCCCGGGAGAAGACCCCGCTATTGCTGCTGGACGCGGGGGAGCCTTCCGGCAGAAACGGACGCGACCTGGCCGGCTTGCTCAAGAAAACCCGGGAGCGCTTCGCCGACCTCGCCATCGTGCTCCTGGCCGCCCCGGGCGACTACGCGCTCTGCGCTGCCGCACAGGAAAACGGCGTGTCGGCGCTGCTGCCGCGCCCCTGCCGCGAGCAGCGCCCCGACACCTTCATAACCGACACCATCGACAGCTGCCGGGCTCTGGCAGCCTACCTGGACCGGGACCACGGCAAGCCCGAGCAGGACCTATCCGGCAAGTTCCGCAACCGGTTTCTCGCCCTCGCCGAACAGCACGACCCACCCGAGGTCACCTTCGCACTGCTGCAGGCGGCCTGCAGCGTTTTCCGCCGCGGCGTCACCCTGGTGGTGGTACGCTCGGAACTGATCGCCGAGCGGGCGATCGGGGTGGATGCGGCCGGAGCCGTCACTTCGGTAAAGCTGCGCCTTTCCCCATCCGAGGGGTCGCTGTACCAGCGCGCCCTCAGCGGCGAGATCTGCTATGGCGATGCCGACCAGGCGCTGCGCGACACCATGTACGGGGCCATCGGCTCCCCGTTGACCGGCAAGGCGCTGCTCCTCCCGGTGAAGAGCTTCGGCCGCGTCATCGCCATCATCTACGCGGATTTCGGCCCGGGGACCGGAACCGACCCGCAGGTGCCGCTGCTGGAGCTTTTGTCCCAGCACGCCGGCCTCGTGATCGACAACATCCTGTACCGCAAGCGCTGCGCCCAGAAATAA
- the gdhA gene encoding NADP-specific glutamate dehydrogenase — protein sequence MSPQIDEKVEPIFQEVLKRNPGEVEFHQAVREVLESLGPVLVKHPEFAERKIIERICEPERQIIFRVPWQDDAGNVHINRGFRVEFNSALGPYKGGLRFHPSVYLGIIKFLGFEQIFKNSLTGLPIGGGKGGSDFDPKGKSDNEIMRFCQSFITELYRHLGEHTDVPAGDIGVGGREIGYMFGQYKRITNRFEPGVLTGKGLDWGGSLVRTEATGYGATFFVDAMLKVRKESFEGKTCSVSGSGNVAIYTIEKIHQLGGKCVTCSDSNGVIFHEKGIDLELVKQLKEVERRRIEDYATYHKDAKYIANGNIWNVPCQVAMPSATQNEINGKDAATLVKNGCIAVGEGANMPTTPEGVKVFLEAGIAYGPGKAANAGGVATSALEMQQNACRDAWTFEYTEQRLAQIMKNIHDTCYETAAEYGTPGNYVNGANIAGFIKVAKAMVAHGLI from the coding sequence ATGTCGCCACAGATTGACGAGAAAGTAGAACCCATTTTCCAGGAAGTGCTGAAGAGAAACCCGGGCGAGGTCGAGTTCCACCAGGCGGTCCGCGAGGTTCTGGAATCGCTGGGGCCGGTGCTGGTGAAGCACCCAGAGTTCGCGGAGCGTAAGATCATCGAGAGGATCTGCGAGCCGGAGCGCCAGATCATCTTCCGGGTACCCTGGCAGGATGACGCCGGCAACGTTCACATCAACCGCGGCTTCCGCGTCGAATTCAACAGTGCCCTCGGCCCCTACAAGGGCGGCCTGCGTTTCCACCCCTCCGTCTACCTCGGCATCATCAAGTTCCTCGGCTTCGAGCAGATCTTCAAGAACTCCCTCACCGGCCTCCCCATCGGCGGCGGCAAGGGTGGTTCCGACTTCGACCCCAAGGGAAAATCCGATAACGAGATCATGCGTTTCTGCCAGAGCTTCATCACCGAACTGTACCGCCACCTGGGCGAGCACACCGACGTGCCCGCCGGCGACATCGGGGTGGGCGGACGCGAGATCGGCTACATGTTCGGCCAGTACAAGCGGATCACCAACCGGTTCGAGCCGGGCGTCCTGACCGGCAAGGGGCTCGACTGGGGCGGCTCCCTGGTGCGCACCGAGGCGACCGGCTACGGCGCCACCTTCTTCGTCGACGCAATGCTGAAGGTGCGCAAGGAATCTTTCGAAGGAAAGACCTGCTCCGTCTCCGGCTCGGGCAACGTGGCCATCTACACCATCGAGAAGATCCACCAGCTCGGCGGCAAGTGCGTCACCTGCTCCGACTCCAACGGCGTCATCTTCCACGAAAAGGGGATCGACCTCGAGCTGGTCAAGCAGTTGAAGGAAGTGGAGCGTCGCCGCATCGAGGACTACGCCACCTACCACAAGGACGCGAAGTACATCGCCAACGGCAACATCTGGAACGTCCCCTGCCAGGTGGCCATGCCTTCCGCGACCCAGAACGAGATCAACGGCAAGGACGCCGCCACCCTGGTCAAAAACGGCTGCATCGCAGTGGGCGAAGGGGCCAACATGCCGACCACGCCGGAGGGGGTCAAGGTTTTCCTGGAGGCGGGAATCGCCTACGGCCCGGGTAAGGCGGCCAACGCCGGCGGGGTTGCCACCTCCGCGCTGGAGATGCAGCAGAACGCGTGCCGCGACGCCTGGACCTTCGAGTACACCGAACAGCGTCTGGCCCAGATCATGAAGAACATCCATGACACCTGCTACGAGACCGCCGCCGAGTACGGCACCCCGGGCAACTACGTGAACGGCGCCAACATCGCCGGCTTCATCAAAGTCGCCAAGGCCATGGTGGCCCACGGCCTGATCTAA
- a CDS encoding triphosphoribosyl-dephospho-CoA synthase, whose protein sequence is MTSYLPKLAKNLVRGAFMELYLTPKPGLVDLCDCGAHPDLSVPRMEASLKIVSLYLMDLCDAVLSGEDLAARVRLGVAAERAVQRAVGTSCHKGYIFLGGLVLCAGACAPGRDEESLRSSIAGLAELFFEHGEPGSAHRVRNRFQGGGIREEALAGLPSLFDEALPVFRRELADGGNRGSAVFAMMGRLMQTVEDSTTLRSGGRSGLKTVREDGRLLERMVVQRDDFLTFLAQRNAHYVSRSLTMGGVAGLLALALAWLSHTGELEAA, encoded by the coding sequence ATGACCAGCTATCTCCCCAAACTCGCCAAGAACCTGGTGCGCGGAGCCTTCATGGAGCTCTACCTGACCCCCAAGCCGGGTCTCGTCGACCTCTGCGACTGCGGCGCCCACCCGGACCTTTCCGTGCCCCGCATGGAGGCGTCGTTGAAGATCGTCTCCCTGTACCTCATGGATCTTTGCGATGCGGTCCTGTCCGGCGAGGACCTGGCGGCCCGGGTGCGCCTGGGGGTCGCTGCCGAACGCGCGGTGCAGCGTGCCGTTGGGACCAGCTGCCACAAGGGATACATCTTCCTGGGGGGGCTGGTCCTGTGTGCCGGCGCCTGCGCTCCCGGCCGGGACGAGGAGAGCCTGCGCTCGTCGATCGCCGGCCTTGCCGAGCTTTTCTTCGAACACGGGGAACCGGGTTCGGCGCACCGGGTGCGCAACCGCTTCCAGGGAGGGGGTATCCGCGAGGAGGCGCTGGCCGGACTCCCCAGCCTCTTCGACGAAGCCCTGCCGGTGTTCCGGCGCGAGCTCGCCGACGGCGGCAACCGCGGCAGCGCCGTCTTCGCCATGATGGGGCGGCTGATGCAGACCGTTGAGGACAGCACCACCCTGCGCAGCGGCGGCCGCAGCGGCCTGAAAACGGTGCGCGAAGACGGCCGGCTGCTGGAGCGGATGGTGGTACAACGAGACGATTTCCTTACCTTCCTCGCACAGCGTAACGCCCACTACGTAAGCCGCAGCCTCACCATGGGCGGCGTCGCCGGCCTGCTCGCCCTCGCCCTCGCGTGGCTCAGCCACACCGGAGAACTCGAGGCCGCCTAG
- a CDS encoding type IV pilus twitching motility protein PilT, whose amino-acid sequence MDAKIFVQILEIAFSKKVSDVHFEVDNPPFFRGKGQIIRSKLPDLTAEDTEFIAAQILTHHGRRWEPDQKEFDTSFSLPSGARFRVSIFKQRGHFGIIMRVIPAHIGTFDELRLPPVLGEIVKAPNGLILVTGPTGNGKSTTLASMLRYINEHFSYNCITIEDPIEFLFHSEKSCIIQREVGIDTDSFSSALKAALRMDPDLIMVGEMRDTDTIESCLMAAETGHLVMSTLHTQGAVSTINRIVGHFPPDAQEIVRQRLADILVATVSIRLVMNKTGENIIPVLEIMRATTTIQSCIREGRLDEIEAHMENGRSQYQMQTLDQHLIQLHEQEQITMEEAKRLSHSMDLERKLMFTN is encoded by the coding sequence ATGGATGCCAAGATTTTCGTCCAGATTCTGGAAATAGCCTTCAGCAAGAAGGTTTCCGACGTGCATTTCGAGGTGGACAACCCTCCCTTTTTCCGCGGCAAGGGGCAGATCATCCGATCGAAGCTCCCCGACCTCACCGCGGAAGACACGGAATTCATCGCGGCCCAGATCCTGACCCACCACGGCCGGCGCTGGGAGCCCGACCAGAAGGAGTTCGACACCTCCTTCTCCCTCCCCAGCGGCGCGCGCTTCCGGGTCAGCATCTTCAAGCAGCGCGGGCACTTCGGCATCATCATGAGGGTGATCCCCGCCCACATCGGCACCTTCGACGAACTGCGCCTGCCGCCGGTCCTTGGTGAGATCGTCAAGGCCCCCAACGGGTTGATCCTGGTGACCGGCCCGACCGGCAACGGCAAGTCGACCACGCTCGCCTCGATGCTGCGCTACATCAACGAGCACTTCAGCTACAACTGCATCACCATCGAAGACCCCATCGAATTCCTGTTCCACTCCGAGAAGAGCTGCATCATCCAGCGCGAAGTCGGCATCGACACCGACAGCTTCAGCTCCGCACTGAAGGCCGCGCTGCGCATGGACCCGGACCTGATCATGGTGGGAGAGATGCGCGACACCGATACCATCGAGTCCTGCCTCATGGCCGCCGAGACCGGGCACCTGGTCATGTCCACCCTGCACACCCAGGGGGCCGTCTCCACCATCAACAGGATCGTCGGCCACTTCCCCCCCGACGCGCAGGAGATCGTGAGACAAAGGCTCGCCGACATACTGGTGGCCACCGTCTCGATCCGCCTGGTCATGAACAAGACCGGCGAGAACATCATCCCGGTGCTGGAGATCATGCGCGCCACCACGACCATCCAGAGCTGCATCCGGGAGGGACGCCTGGACGAGATCGAGGCGCACATGGAGAACGGCCGCAGCCAGTACCAGATGCAGACCCTCGACCAGCACCTGATCCAGCTGCACGAGCAGGAGCAGATCACCATGGAGGAGGCCAAGCGCCTGTCCCACTCCATGGACCTGGAGCGCAAGCTCATGTTCACCAACTAG